In Denitratisoma sp. DHT3, one DNA window encodes the following:
- a CDS encoding RNA polymerase sigma factor — MSSVKRHRDQASSPAPVPGPKPGPALEPATRAGFGGIVAELAATHGRRLQRILRRKLQNPEDAQDAAQEVFLKLWKREREGALRAEADAYLHTAANSVVIDLHRRRKAHAADRHLELDTLDDADLPAAVGGADESAYWREGLALLVDSIGKLPELTQQVFILYHFNGMDHNEIARRLGVSLRSVERHMAHALRHCKDCLGDFLDV; from the coding sequence ATGTCTTCCGTGAAGCGCCATCGAGATCAAGCGTCCAGCCCCGCGCCCGTCCCCGGCCCGAAGCCTGGACCCGCGCTCGAACCCGCGACCCGGGCCGGATTCGGCGGCATCGTCGCGGAGCTGGCGGCGACTCACGGTCGGCGCCTGCAGCGGATTTTGCGGCGCAAGCTGCAAAATCCGGAAGACGCCCAGGATGCCGCCCAGGAGGTTTTCCTCAAGCTCTGGAAGCGGGAGCGGGAGGGAGCCCTGCGGGCGGAGGCCGACGCCTACCTGCACACGGCGGCCAATTCGGTCGTGATCGACCTGCACCGCCGGCGCAAGGCCCATGCCGCGGACCGGCATCTGGAGCTGGACACGCTGGACGACGCGGACCTGCCGGCCGCCGTCGGCGGCGCCGACGAGTCGGCCTATTGGCGGGAAGGGCTGGCATTGCTCGTAGACAGTATCGGGAAGCTCCCCGAGCTGACCCAGCAGGTGTTCATCCTCTACCATTTCAACGGCATGGATCACAACGAAATCGCCCGTCGGCTCGGTGTCTCGCTGCGCAGCGTGGAGCGGCACATGGCGCACGCCCTGAGACATTGCAAGGATTGCCTGGGGGATTTCCTCGATGTTTGA
- a CDS encoding FecR family protein: MFDWLRAAPFRRLPASAEEWAVRMQAGDLGRHELRAFDAWLKASPANAQDYARCNKVAYLASRLAAHPERVRSLPAYVALQRQRREDRGPAWRPLALAGAACLVLALAWLPPLREHWSPAPAALVTAHGEQRQVPLRDGTRLHINTDTEVTLDLSGRERRVILGHGEVFFSVAKDPRRPFVVAAGDSEVRVLGTKFSVRRIGGDMVVVVAEGRVAVRPDRAAEGNAVQNLVAGQKLLLDAANHRITVSAVDAERATAWRSGQVYFEAATLEQVVADVNRYTLKQFVIDDATLKSIRLSGNFHIGDTDSVKFVLKRAFAIEASEQGNKILLRAARPASPARTG; this comes from the coding sequence ATGTTTGACTGGCTGCGCGCTGCCCCCTTCAGGCGCCTGCCGGCCAGTGCCGAGGAATGGGCGGTGCGGATGCAGGCGGGCGATCTGGGCCGGCACGAGTTGCGGGCGTTCGACGCCTGGCTGAAAGCCTCTCCCGCCAACGCCCAGGACTATGCGCGCTGCAACAAGGTGGCGTACCTGGCGTCGCGGCTCGCCGCCCATCCCGAACGGGTCCGGTCGCTGCCCGCGTATGTCGCCTTGCAGCGGCAACGCCGGGAGGACCGCGGCCCCGCCTGGCGGCCCCTGGCGCTCGCCGGCGCCGCCTGCCTCGTGCTGGCGCTTGCCTGGCTGCCGCCGCTGCGCGAACACTGGTCGCCGGCGCCGGCGGCCCTCGTCACGGCGCATGGCGAACAGCGGCAGGTGCCCCTGCGGGATGGCACGCGGCTCCACATCAACACCGATACGGAAGTGACGCTGGACCTTTCGGGGCGCGAGCGGCGGGTGATTCTCGGTCACGGCGAGGTTTTCTTCTCGGTGGCCAAGGACCCCCGGCGTCCTTTCGTCGTGGCGGCGGGCGACAGCGAGGTCCGCGTGCTGGGCACCAAATTCAGCGTGCGCAGGATCGGCGGCGATATGGTCGTGGTGGTTGCCGAAGGGCGTGTCGCCGTGCGTCCGGATCGGGCGGCGGAAGGCAACGCGGTGCAGAATCTGGTCGCGGGGCAGAAACTGCTGCTGGATGCGGCGAACCACCGGATCACCGTCTCGGCGGTCGATGCCGAGCGCGCAACCGCCTGGCGTTCGGGTCAGGTGTATTTCGAGGCCGCCACCCTGGAGCAGGTGGTCGCGGACGTGAACCGATACACCCTCAAGCAATTCGTGATCGACGACGCAACGCTGAAATCGATCAGGCTGTCCGGCAATTTCCACATCGGCGATACCGACTCCGTCAAGTTCGTCCTGAAGCGCGCATTCGCGATCGAGGCCAGCGAGCAGGGCAACAAGATCCTGCTGCGCGCCGCCCGCCCCGCCTCTCCCGCGCGCACCGGCTAG
- a CDS encoding diguanylate cyclase domain-containing protein, with translation MLLAQREGWEVEICSDLPEAEDLLHRRAPDLIAIAPKLPSSSFETALQRLRSIPSVQSIPIVLIASPVDEETASSALSVGATEVFQDGNLATFQAYLVTFARLETEDLDGYRILILEDDRAVGQYLKSMIEALGPRVELFNSEVAAFSAASRFHYDLIVTDLVLKHGESGNRFIRLLRKSNGKSATSPIIAISGFADNARRVEAIRSGANTYIVKPVVEAELRSYILRLLQKDPPPARSFGTESFPKDISIYGLSNKEQLICSLVEAGYSDKGIARHLGISYWTVRTHLGRIFRKCKVANRVKLVNILHCNVGATGLIPSSQQPAADPRLDLDAHVIDGLRYGLIVTDRNHLILQVNPAFAVLTGYSASEAVGKTPSILQSSHQRREFYQALHAELDEAGCWSGEIWNRHKNGQIYLAWLDIRRLPPGTPRNAHYVGIICDIADRHREIESILQSALHDALTGLPNRALLKDRVLHEIARAGRTQSAFACIFIDLDRFKPINDEHGHEVGDRVLQEVADRLRSVFRTADTIARYGGDEFVALVPDIVDQCIALAIGQKILRIFSAPITFADTQYSLNASIGISLYPRDGDSYRELIDKADRSMYRAKRAGGGQIRFHEMTIHEEMRQ, from the coding sequence ATGCTCCTCGCGCAAAGGGAAGGTTGGGAGGTCGAGATTTGCAGCGACTTGCCGGAGGCCGAGGACTTGCTGCACCGGCGCGCTCCGGATCTCATCGCCATAGCGCCGAAATTACCTTCCAGCAGCTTCGAGACCGCCCTTCAGCGGTTGCGATCCATTCCGAGCGTACAGTCGATCCCCATCGTGCTGATAGCGTCCCCAGTTGATGAAGAAACTGCGTCGAGCGCGCTCAGCGTTGGTGCGACGGAAGTTTTTCAGGACGGAAATCTGGCGACATTCCAGGCTTACCTCGTGACCTTCGCAAGGTTGGAAACCGAAGACCTGGATGGGTATCGCATTCTGATATTGGAAGATGACCGTGCAGTCGGTCAGTATTTGAAGTCCATGATCGAGGCGCTTGGCCCGAGGGTCGAACTTTTCAATTCGGAAGTGGCCGCGTTTTCCGCGGCAAGCCGTTTCCACTATGACCTGATTGTCACTGATCTCGTGCTGAAACATGGAGAGTCGGGAAACAGGTTCATCCGGCTTCTCCGGAAATCGAACGGGAAATCCGCGACGTCTCCGATCATCGCTATTTCAGGATTTGCCGACAACGCCCGAAGGGTGGAGGCCATTCGTTCGGGCGCCAACACGTATATCGTGAAACCGGTCGTCGAAGCCGAACTCCGTTCTTACATACTCAGGTTATTGCAGAAAGATCCTCCTCCCGCCCGATCCTTTGGAACGGAATCCTTTCCAAAAGACATTTCGATCTATGGGCTTTCGAACAAGGAACAATTGATATGCAGCCTGGTGGAAGCGGGTTATTCGGATAAAGGCATCGCTCGCCATCTGGGCATCAGCTATTGGACGGTGCGTACCCATCTGGGCCGCATTTTCCGAAAATGCAAGGTGGCGAATCGGGTCAAGCTGGTCAACATTCTGCATTGTAATGTCGGTGCGACGGGGCTCATCCCATCGAGCCAGCAGCCAGCGGCCGATCCGCGGCTTGACCTCGATGCCCACGTGATTGACGGCTTGCGTTATGGTCTGATCGTCACGGATCGAAATCATCTGATACTTCAGGTGAACCCCGCATTCGCCGTGCTCACCGGATACTCGGCATCGGAAGCCGTCGGCAAAACACCGAGCATCCTGCAGTCATCCCACCAGCGACGGGAGTTTTACCAAGCACTGCATGCCGAATTGGACGAAGCGGGATGCTGGAGCGGGGAGATCTGGAATCGCCACAAGAATGGGCAGATTTACCTGGCTTGGCTTGATATACGCCGCCTCCCGCCAGGCACGCCCAGGAATGCCCATTATGTCGGAATCATCTGCGATATTGCGGACCGGCATCGGGAGATAGAAAGCATTCTCCAAAGCGCCTTGCATGACGCACTGACTGGACTCCCCAATCGAGCGTTGCTCAAGGATCGGGTGCTTCATGAAATCGCCCGGGCAGGCCGCACCCAAAGCGCCTTTGCCTGCATTTTCATCGATCTTGATCGATTCAAGCCGATCAATGACGAGCATGGCCATGAAGTCGGCGACCGAGTGCTGCAGGAGGTCGCCGACCGGTTGAGAAGCGTGTTCCGTACCGCTGACACCATTGCTCGTTATGGAGGAGACGAATTTGTCGCGCTCGTACCGGATATCGTCGATCAATGCATTGCGCTTGCCATTGGCCAGAAGATATTGAGGATATTCAGCGCTCCAATCACCTTCGCCGATACGCAATACAGTCTCAACGCCAGTATCGGTATCAGCCTATATCCACGCGATGGCGACAGCTACAGGGAATTGATCGACAAGGCCGATCGATCCATGTATAGAGCCAAGAGGGCGGGGGGAGGTCAGATCCGTTTTCATGAGATGACGATCCACGAGGAAATGAGGCAATGA
- the cysN gene encoding sulfate adenylyltransferase subunit CysN, translating into MSQVVEKDRELIASDIEQYLKSHQYKSLLRFITCGSVDDGKSTVIGRLLYESKMLFEDQLAALEADSKKVGTQGGDLDFALLVDGLSAEREQGITIDVAYRFFSTDKRKFIVADTPGHEQYTRNMVTGASTADVAVILIDARKGVLTQTRRHSYLVSLIGIRHIVLAINKMDLMDYSEKTFRAIEEEYREFAKQIGLADITAIPLSALKGDNMLEPSENTPWYHGPTLMGYLETVQVDQDRLQGLPFRLPVQWVNRPNLDFRGFAGTIASGTVKPGDRVRVQPSGKESKVARIVVRGGDLDKAVAGQSITLTMEDEIDISRGDVISTIDAPAEVADQFETTLVWMHDEPMMPGRSYLMKIGTKTATATVTEIKHKVNVNTLEHLAAKKLELNEIGICNLSLDRPIAFDAYKDNPDTGGYIIIDRLTNNTVGAGQLHFALRRSQNIHMQHVDVDKEARSVAKGQKAAVLWLTGLSGAGKSTIANLVEKKLHASGRHTYLLDGDNVRHGLNKDLGFTDADRVENIRRVAEVAKLMVDAGLITLVSFISPFRSERRMARNLVTDGEFIEIYIDTPLSIAEERDPKGLYKKARRGELKNFTGIDSPYEAPESPEIRIDTTALSPEQSADRIIAALQRLGITG; encoded by the coding sequence ATGTCTCAAGTCGTCGAAAAAGATCGCGAGCTGATCGCCAGCGACATCGAGCAATACCTCAAGTCGCACCAGTACAAGAGCCTCTTGCGCTTCATCACCTGCGGCAGCGTGGATGACGGCAAGAGCACGGTGATCGGCCGCCTGCTCTACGAATCCAAGATGCTGTTCGAAGACCAGCTGGCGGCGCTCGAAGCCGACTCCAAGAAGGTCGGCACCCAGGGCGGCGACCTGGACTTCGCCCTGCTGGTCGATGGCCTGTCCGCCGAGCGCGAACAGGGCATCACCATCGACGTGGCCTACCGCTTCTTCTCCACCGACAAACGCAAGTTCATCGTCGCGGACACGCCGGGCCACGAGCAGTACACCCGCAACATGGTGACCGGCGCCTCCACCGCCGACGTGGCGGTGATCCTGATCGACGCGCGCAAGGGCGTGCTGACGCAGACCCGGCGCCACAGCTATCTGGTGTCCCTGATCGGCATCCGCCACATCGTGCTGGCCATCAACAAGATGGACCTGATGGACTACTCGGAAAAGACCTTCCGCGCCATCGAGGAGGAATACCGCGAGTTCGCCAAGCAGATCGGCCTCGCCGACATCACCGCCATTCCGCTGTCGGCGCTGAAGGGCGACAACATGCTGGAGCCCAGCGAGAACACCCCCTGGTACCACGGCCCCACGCTGATGGGTTACCTGGAAACCGTGCAGGTCGACCAGGACCGCCTGCAGGGTCTGCCCTTCCGCCTGCCGGTGCAGTGGGTCAACCGCCCCAACCTGGATTTCCGCGGCTTCGCCGGCACCATCGCCAGCGGCACCGTCAAGCCGGGCGACCGCGTCCGCGTCCAGCCCTCGGGCAAGGAAAGCAAGGTGGCGCGCATCGTCGTCCGCGGCGGCGATCTGGACAAGGCCGTCGCCGGCCAGTCCATCACCCTGACGATGGAGGACGAGATCGACATCAGCCGCGGCGACGTGATCTCCACCATCGACGCGCCGGCCGAAGTGGCGGACCAGTTCGAGACCACCCTGGTCTGGATGCACGACGAGCCGATGATGCCGGGCCGTTCCTACCTGATGAAGATCGGCACCAAGACCGCCACGGCCACGGTGACCGAGATCAAGCACAAGGTGAACGTGAATACCCTCGAGCACCTGGCGGCGAAGAAGCTGGAACTGAACGAGATCGGCATCTGCAATCTCTCCCTCGACCGGCCCATCGCCTTCGACGCCTACAAGGACAACCCGGACACCGGCGGCTACATCATCATCGACCGCCTCACCAACAACACCGTGGGCGCCGGCCAGTTGCACTTCGCCCTGCGCCGCTCGCAGAACATCCACATGCAGCACGTGGATGTGGACAAGGAAGCCCGCTCGGTGGCCAAGGGCCAGAAGGCGGCGGTACTGTGGCTGACCGGGCTGTCCGGCGCCGGCAAGTCGACCATCGCCAACCTGGTGGAGAAGAAGCTGCACGCCAGCGGCCGCCACACCTATCTGCTCGACGGCGACAACGTGCGCCACGGTCTCAACAAGGACCTGGGCTTCACCGACGCCGACCGTGTGGAGAACATCCGCCGCGTCGCCGAGGTCGCCAAGCTGATGGTGGATGCGGGTCTGATCACCCTGGTCTCGTTCATCTCGCCCTTCCGCTCGGAACGGCGCATGGCGCGGAACCTGGTGACGGACGGCGAATTCATCGAGATCTACATCGACACCCCGCTGTCGATCGCGGAGGAACGCGACCCGAAGGGCCTGTACAAGAAGGCCCGGCGCGGCGAACTGAAGAACTTCACGGGCATCGATTCGCCCTACGAAGCGCCGGAGAGCCCCGAGATCCGGATCGACACCACCGCGCTCTCGCCGGAGCAGTCGGCCGACCGCATCATCGCGGCCCTGCAGCGCCTGGGAATCACCGGCTGA
- the cysD gene encoding sulfate adenylyltransferase subunit CysD — MSLTHLQRLEAESIHIIREVVAEADNPVMLYSIGKDSAVMLHLAVKAFYPAVPPFPLLHVDTRWKFKEMYTFRDRMAKELGMDLLVHINPEGVEMDINPFTHGSAIHTDVMKTQGLKQALDQYGFDAAFGGARRDEEKSRAKERIFSFRSAQHRWDPKNQRPELWRLYNARKHKGESIRVFPLSNWTELDIWQYIYLENIPIVPLYYAAERPVVERDGTLIMVDDERMPLRPGEVPMMRSVRFRTLGCYPLTGAVESTADTLPAIIQEMLLTTTSERQGRVIDHDSAGSMEKKKQEGYF; from the coding sequence ATGTCCCTTACCCATTTGCAACGCCTCGAGGCGGAGAGCATCCACATCATCCGGGAGGTCGTGGCGGAAGCCGACAATCCGGTGATGCTCTATTCCATCGGCAAGGACAGCGCGGTCATGCTGCATCTGGCCGTCAAGGCCTTCTATCCCGCCGTCCCGCCCTTCCCCCTGCTGCACGTGGACACCCGCTGGAAGTTCAAGGAGATGTACACCTTCCGCGACCGCATGGCCAAGGAACTGGGCATGGACCTGCTGGTGCACATCAATCCGGAAGGGGTGGAGATGGACATCAACCCCTTCACCCACGGCTCGGCGATCCACACCGACGTGATGAAGACCCAGGGCCTGAAGCAGGCGCTGGACCAGTACGGTTTCGACGCGGCCTTCGGCGGCGCGCGGCGCGACGAGGAGAAATCCCGCGCCAAGGAGCGCATCTTCTCCTTCCGCTCCGCCCAGCACCGCTGGGACCCGAAGAACCAGCGCCCCGAGCTGTGGAGGCTCTACAACGCCCGCAAGCACAAGGGCGAGAGCATCCGGGTGTTCCCGCTCTCCAACTGGACCGAGCTGGACATCTGGCAATACATCTACCTGGAGAACATTCCCATCGTCCCGCTCTACTATGCCGCCGAACGGCCGGTGGTGGAGCGCGACGGCACCCTGATCATGGTGGACGACGAGCGCATGCCGCTGCGCCCCGGCGAAGTGCCGATGATGCGCAGCGTGCGCTTCCGCACCCTGGGCTGCTACCCGCTGACCGGCGCGGTGGAATCAACCGCCGACACCCTGCCGGCCATCATCCAGGAGATGCTGCTGACCACCACGTCCGAACGCCAGGGCCGGGTCATCGACCATGACTCCGCCGGCTCCATGGAAAAGAAGAAACAGGAGGGCTACTTCTAA
- the cysQ gene encoding 3'(2'),5'-bisphosphate nucleotidase CysQ: MSTAINRAELLERLLPVARAAGRAIMDIYATDFAVRGKSDASPVTEADEKAEAVILPELARLTPDIPVVSEEEASAGRIPAVAGRFWLVDPLDGTKEFINRNGEFTVNIALIDNHRPVLGVVLAPALERMFAGAEGVGAFVEEKGQRRAIHCREVPAEGLTVVASRSHGDAEALEKFLAGRKVASQTNAGSSLKLCLVAAGEADLYPRLGRTMEWDIAAGDSVLRAAGGIVKTLDGAPLAYGKQGFDNPHFYAGGLGA; the protein is encoded by the coding sequence ATGAGTACCGCGATCAACCGCGCTGAACTGCTGGAGCGCCTGCTTCCCGTGGCCCGGGCCGCGGGCCGGGCCATCATGGACATCTACGCCACCGACTTCGCCGTGCGCGGCAAGTCGGATGCCTCGCCGGTGACCGAGGCCGACGAAAAAGCCGAGGCGGTGATCCTGCCGGAACTGGCCAGGCTGACACCGGACATCCCCGTGGTGTCCGAGGAGGAGGCCTCCGCCGGCCGCATCCCCGCCGTCGCCGGCCGCTTCTGGCTGGTGGACCCGCTGGACGGCACCAAGGAATTCATCAACCGCAACGGCGAATTCACGGTGAACATCGCCCTGATCGACAACCACCGGCCGGTGCTGGGCGTGGTCCTGGCGCCGGCGCTGGAGCGGATGTTCGCCGGCGCCGAGGGCGTGGGCGCGTTCGTCGAGGAGAAGGGCCAGCGCCGCGCGATCCACTGCCGCGAAGTGCCCGCCGAGGGCCTGACCGTGGTGGCCAGCCGTTCCCACGGCGACGCCGAGGCGCTGGAGAAATTCCTCGCCGGGCGCAAGGTGGCGAGCCAGACCAATGCCGGTTCGTCCCTCAAGCTGTGCCTGGTGGCGGCGGGCGAGGCCGATCTCTACCCGCGCCTGGGGCGCACCATGGAGTGGGACATCGCCGCCGGCGACTCGGTGCTGCGGGCCGCGGGCGGCATCGTCAAGACCCTGGACGGCGCGCCGCTGGCCTACGGCAAGCAGGGTTTCGACAACCCCCACTTCTACGCGGGCGGCCTGGGCGCCTGA
- a CDS encoding 4Fe-4S dicluster domain-containing protein yields the protein MTIDLARCTGCYGCVMACKQEHSTPSGIHFRRMMFEEVGEYPKAIRLHAPVQCNHCATPPCVPVCPTKATYKRDDGLVLVDADVCIGCGYCMTACPYEHRHFVGDKPGHFDEGLTPHELKGGEAGHDWESKRDTVVKCTFCQHRLDKARETGLTPGVDREVTPACVNTCPSNAMEFGDLDDPDSRISRLIHERQGFPLLPEAGTQPSIFYLPGDPPRE from the coding sequence ATGACCATAGACCTTGCGCGCTGCACCGGCTGCTACGGCTGCGTGATGGCCTGCAAGCAGGAGCACAGCACGCCTTCGGGAATCCACTTCCGGCGCATGATGTTCGAGGAAGTGGGGGAATATCCGAAAGCGATCCGCCTCCACGCGCCGGTGCAGTGCAACCATTGCGCGACGCCGCCCTGCGTGCCGGTGTGCCCGACCAAGGCCACCTACAAGCGCGACGACGGCCTGGTGCTGGTCGATGCCGACGTCTGCATCGGCTGCGGCTACTGCATGACCGCCTGCCCCTACGAGCATCGCCACTTCGTCGGCGACAAGCCGGGGCATTTCGACGAGGGCCTGACGCCGCATGAGCTGAAAGGCGGCGAAGCCGGCCACGACTGGGAATCGAAGCGTGACACGGTGGTCAAGTGCACCTTCTGCCAGCACCGCCTGGACAAGGCCAGGGAGACCGGCCTGACGCCGGGCGTGGATCGCGAGGTGACGCCGGCCTGCGTCAATACCTGTCCTTCCAACGCCATGGAGTTCGGCGATCTGGACGATCCCGACAGCAGGATCAGCCGCCTGATCCACGAGCGCCAGGGCTTCCCGCTGCTGCCCGAGGCGGGCACCCAGCCGTCCATCTTCTATCTGCCGGGCGATCCGCCGCGGGAATGA
- a CDS encoding dimethyl sulfoxide reductase anchor subunit → MPHTSMPPEILKGTATQWSSTAHLQTKWDWRAVGNFIGGGSGAGLLLAATLLAPSIQVYRAQAALGLAIVALGLLCIMAKMGRPTRAFNIFRHVRTSWMTREGFAMPTLFGCGALSLLPPAVGAMAWGATLSALIFLYCQARILEKAKGIPVWADPRIVPLIVATGLAEGAGLALVCAALLPGGVAPALAGLALAALALRHVAWRRYRRSLGHPGVPRESIEVLDAFAGNFEVSGQWLPAALLVAAIGLGAPALDGFSAAAGLIVAATGWALKYTLVTRAAFFHRKSFSLSAMMARGSARP, encoded by the coding sequence ATGCCACACACCTCAATGCCACCGGAAATCCTCAAGGGCACGGCGACCCAGTGGTCGAGCACCGCCCACCTGCAAACCAAGTGGGACTGGCGCGCCGTCGGCAACTTCATCGGCGGCGGCAGTGGCGCCGGCCTCCTGCTGGCGGCCACCCTGCTGGCGCCGTCGATCCAGGTGTACCGGGCGCAGGCGGCCCTGGGCCTGGCGATCGTCGCGCTGGGGCTGCTCTGCATCATGGCCAAGATGGGCCGGCCGACGCGGGCCTTCAACATCTTCCGCCATGTGCGGACCTCCTGGATGACGCGCGAGGGCTTCGCCATGCCCACCCTGTTTGGTTGCGGCGCGCTTTCCCTGCTGCCGCCGGCCGTCGGCGCGATGGCCTGGGGCGCCACGCTCTCGGCCCTGATCTTCCTCTATTGCCAGGCCCGCATCCTGGAAAAGGCGAAAGGCATCCCGGTCTGGGCCGATCCGCGCATCGTCCCGCTGATCGTCGCCACCGGCCTGGCCGAAGGCGCGGGCCTGGCGCTCGTCTGCGCCGCCTTGCTGCCGGGGGGCGTTGCGCCGGCCCTGGCGGGGCTGGCGCTCGCCGCCCTGGCGCTGCGCCACGTCGCCTGGCGCCGCTATCGGCGCAGCCTGGGGCATCCTGGCGTGCCGCGGGAGTCGATCGAGGTGCTGGACGCCTTCGCCGGCAATTTCGAGGTCTCGGGCCAGTGGCTGCCCGCCGCGCTGCTGGTCGCGGCGATTGGTCTCGGCGCGCCGGCCCTCGACGGCTTCTCGGCAGCGGCCGGCCTGATCGTCGCCGCCACGGGCTGGGCCTTGAAGTACACCCTGGTCACGCGGGCGGCCTTCTTCCACCGCAAGAGCTTTTCCCTCTCGGCCATGATGGCCCGGGGTAGCGCCCGCCCCTGA